TGAATGTCTTGTGAGTTGCATCTATAATAAGCTGTCATGGCTACCAACTtaaatggctttcaaagaggattagataagttcatggaggataaatggCTATCAACAGCCACtaaccatgatagctatgttctacctccactgtcagaggcagaatgcccctgaatacctgttgctgggaattacgtggggagagtactgttgtgctcaggtcctgcttggggccttcccataggtatctggttggctactgtcagaacactggttttgacctataaaatcGTATGCAGCTCAGGATCCCAATACCTCTGCTGTCATTCTGGTACTGTGGTGCAATGAGCTCGGTCATATGGTTCAAACCTGAGCTCATAGTTTAACTCTCTCcagactaggaatggaaagatctgtcaattttgcttctctcagtttctcatatttccattaaattccattaaattcagttctccatatttctgcagcaattagtggggtttttttaaaaaaatcctcatgaaaattctttagcattttaatgtgaatttctcctaataagtgcaattttgtatgcagctttgactaacgtacacatttttgcaagcaatttctcctaatataatgcattttgtatgttattttttgtgcacactttcctgtagTGTATGTAATTTTGTAATTAGGgctcggttggagaactgcatcataaaattcagataagtacaaatttcaaaggattgctatgtttcagttctcacattgtttcagaaatcaTGAATTTGATTAATTTGGCTTTAAACACGAactaaatttaatttctcccccatccctattgcaGACTAGGAATAGGGGAATCTGTCAtgttcagcttctcatttttccactcttaagtgcagttctacacatttccacaagtttacaatttaaaaaaaaaaagttctcatgaaaattcagcacattgtagagcaaatttctcctatgccattttgtatgccattttgcctaatatacacatttttgcaaaatagtTTTCCATTATATTATGCATTTCTGCATGCtggtttcacaaatatatgcatttttgtatgcctatacatacacacacacattacttgtctggagaactgcattgcaaaattcagaaaaatgcaaattttaaaggatggctgtgttttggctcatgTGTtgatttgaaaagtgtgaattacaGTAGGTAGGTTTGTctgtaaatgcaaattgaatcgatTCCCCCGCCCATTCCTATGAGTCATGGTTTGTCCAGATCTAAACTATGAGCTCAGGTTCTGACAACAtaccaagccaaaccatggcttcattCAGCATAGCACAGCAGCAGAttgactggggaggagcaaagctgcCATTGTTTCCTCTCCCGGAGGATGCACACTCACATGTTTGTACTAAGCTATGGTTTTGCTTAGCATGACGTGCAAACCAGTCCATTGTGTCATGAtctggaaatgttttttaaaactccTAATAAGTGTATCTTTGTTAAAAGTctagcaatttcacatctgaattCATTAAGAACTTTTAAATGAATGTCAGACTTGTTGTATAAGAAACTGCTTTATATCGAGTTaaaccattggcccatttagTTTAGTATTGTATATCCTAATGggtggtggctctccatggttttagATGAGGGACATTTTcagccctggagatgccagaggttgaaTCTAGGACATTCTGCATGCGAAATATATGCTCTTATCACTGAGTTACATTTCCTTTAGTATGCAATTTTATTAGCTCCAATCATCCTCTGTTATCTTTATGGCCTGGGTATCTCTCCAACATCTTCCACAGTAAAGactgatgcaaagaattcatctgCCTAATCTGCAATCTCCCTGTCCTTCAGATATTTTCATATGTTTGTTGTGTAACTGTCCTACTGTCTCATTGCCCTGCtcataatacatttaaataaatgtttgcgTCCCTGCTTTCTGCAATTTGCTACACACATTCTTTCTTTACATACCCTATCAGAGTTTGCCATGGTTTatggttttttattttctttatttcagcaagccataCTGAGATTTAACCATGTTGGCATCCCTTTGGACTTCTTTGCAGCTGTTCTAATCTGTGATAGATTATTTTCTCCCTTGGAGACTATTCAAAACTAGACACTTTCCCTCTAGCTAGTCTTTTATAGTTCAGCTTTCCTTCCTTTCAGAAgtttgaaagagaaagagaggagcTGACGTCACCCAGaatgtgtacttagactttcaaaaagcttttgacaaggtacctcaccaaagacttctgaagaagcttagcagtcatggaataagaggagaggacctcttgtggataaggaattggttaagaagcagaaagcagagagtaggaataaacggacagttctcccaatggagggctgtagaaagtggagtccctcaaggatcggtattgggacctgtacttttcaacttgttcattaatgacctagaattaggagtgagcagtgaagtggccaagtttgctgacgacactaaattgttcagggttgttaaaacaaaaagggattgcgaagagctccaaaaagacctctccaaactgagtgaatgggcgaaaaaatggcaaatgcaattcaatataaacaagtgtaaaattatgcatattggagcaaaaaatcttaatttcacatatacgctcatggggtctgaactggcggtgaccgaccaggagagagacctcggggttgtagtggacagcacgatgaaaatgtcgacccagtgtgcggcagctgtgaaaaaggcaaattccatgctagcgataattaggaaaggtattgaaaataaaacagctgatatcataatgccgttgtataaatctatggtgcgacggcatttggaatactatgtacagttctggtcacctcatctcaaaaaggatattatagagttggaaaaggttcagagactcccttatgaggaaaggttgcagcatttggggctttttagtttagagaaaaggcgggtcaggggagacatgatagaagtgtataaaattatgcatggcattgagaaagtggatagagaaaagttcttctccctctctcataatactagaactcgtggacattcaaagaagctggatgttggaagattcaggacagacaaaaggaagtatttctttactcagcgcatagttaaactatggaatttgctcccacaagatgcagtaatggccaccagcttggatggctttaaaagaagattagaccaattcatggaggacagggctatcaatggctactagccatgatggctgtgctctgccaccctagtcagaggcagtatgcttctgaaaaccagttgccggaagcctcaggaggggagagtgttcttgcgctcaggtcctgcttgcaggcttcccccaggcacctggttggccactgtgagaacaggatgctggactagatgggccactggcctgatccagcaggctcttcttatgttcttaatgacaaATGTAGTTCTTTAATAAACTCCATCACTTTACTATGTTTGCTTTGAGGTTCGGTGACAATTTTCTTTATCAGAGTAATGGCCAGAGCATACCTCACCTTGCAGGAGGCCAACAGGAGCAAAGGCAGCAGaggtggagctggcagaaggggccgcCACATCCAGCTGTTGCTTGGTGGCCTCTTAGAGGGGAGTGTTTGCAGGGCACAGCTGACGGgaacaaaatacatgttttcttctgccacccctttcccTGGAGTACCGGCTACTGGGACAGAAGGCCATGGGAGGGAGTTGAATGGGACTTGGATAATGTGTAAGTCCCCTCTCAGCCTGTCCCCAACAcgtccccagaatgcccctttgtCAGGCCTTCTGCCAACTCCCCTTCTGCCAGGCTGTGCTCCGGAGAACCTCTGGCTGGGTCAGCCGGGTCCTGACTTAGCCACAACTGAGCCAGGATGATGGACTTATGCCAGCTTAGCCCAGGGCAGGTGGCTTAGCTGGGGGTCCGCCATatctaactcccctcagcccgacGTAAACAACATTTGGATAACCCATCTAATTGGATCTTTTTTCCCTTgcagcaagcaaacaaataaaaaagaatgaACTTGCATTTTGATGAAGGGTAATAATTTGGACCATATGAACCTATTATCTGCTCTCCTGTGACACGAAACTGGACTTGGAAGCAAGAAGAACTCATAATCTTTGGTATCCTATCCCTGCCAGCCAGTTTCATTGGAAACAATGACTTGTAATGAATCACCATGGAATGCCTCATGTAATATAAATCATGTACTAGATGAACAACTGTTTCCTGGGCTCTACAGCATTTTGATTATTCTCAGTATTCCTGCCAACTCTGCAGCTCTTTACATATATTGCTgtcaaataaagaaaaaaaatgaattggGCATCTATCTTCTAAATTTATCTTTAGCTGACCTGCTATATACTTTGACCCTGCCTCTCTGGATTTTTTATGCTCAGAATATGGACAACTGGACACTTCCTAATGAACTTTGCACGTTGTGTGTTTTCCTTAAGTACCTGAATTATTACACCAGCTCAGGATTTCTCACCTGCATTTCCATTGACAGATACTTTGCCGTAGTTCACCCATTGAGGTTCCATTATTTGCGTACCAGAAGATTTGCCTTGCTTACCTCTATCTTTGTTTGGGTCTTTGAAATCGTGTCGAACTCTCAGATTTTATATAAGTCTGAAATATTTAAAGAACGTACTGAAGCTGCAAACCACACAAACCATACTTTCTGTTATGATACATACCCTCTAGAAAAATGGCAAGCTCAGTTGAACATTTACCGTGTGTGTGTGGGATATGCAATCCCTTTGGCCATCATGGTGTTCTGCTACCTGAAAATATACCGAGCTGTGAAGCATAATCAAGCAACCCAAGATAGTGACAAGAAGAAAATCAACCACTTATTGCTGAGCATTGTCGTCACTTTCTTTTTGTGCTTCACTCCATATCATGTTGTTCTAATAATTCGCAGTATCATTGAGCCATGTGACTGTGATGCTGCCAACAAGATGTTTACGCCTTACAGAATTACAACTGCATTGACAAGTTTAAACTGTATAGCTGACCCAATCCTCTATTGCTTTGTGACTGAAACTGGAAGAACAGATATCTGGAACATGCTCAAGTGTAGCTTATCAGTAAGCCAAATGGATGCACAACCCTCACAAAATGTTTTCATATCCGGTAGTTCACAGGATAGAGCCATGAAGGTTCCAGAATCAACATCATTCCTATAGACCAGAGTaaagatgttggagaattctgacagaaacagAAATTTCTGCTGTTCATGTTTTTGTCCCAAGTCCGGAACAGAAACCAATCCAGTGAATACTA
This DNA window, taken from Rhineura floridana isolate rRhiFlo1 chromosome 2, rRhiFlo1.hap2, whole genome shotgun sequence, encodes the following:
- the GPR65 gene encoding psychosine receptor, which encodes MTCNESPWNASCNINHVLDEQLFPGLYSILIILSIPANSAALYIYCCQIKKKNELGIYLLNLSLADLLYTLTLPLWIFYAQNMDNWTLPNELCTLCVFLKYLNYYTSSGFLTCISIDRYFAVVHPLRFHYLRTRRFALLTSIFVWVFEIVSNSQILYKSEIFKERTEAANHTNHTFCYDTYPLEKWQAQLNIYRVCVGYAIPLAIMVFCYLKIYRAVKHNQATQDSDKKKINHLLLSIVVTFFLCFTPYHVVLIIRSIIEPCDCDAANKMFTPYRITTALTSLNCIADPILYCFVTETGRTDIWNMLKCSLSVSQMDAQPSQNVFISGSSQDRAMKVPESTSFL